GAGTTTAATCGAAGTGCAGCGAAGTCGAAGTAAGCGGGCATCTCCTTTTCAAAATCTTTGCATAAAAAAACTCCAGCCATTGGCTGGAGTTTTTCACATTGTTTATGCGGGCGTGCCCACTATTATCTACAGCTTACTTGTTCACCCAGCGGATGGAAGCCTTGCTGCTGCCCTGGCGGACAACGAGCGTGTAGGAGCCGTTTGCAATGCCCTTGAGGTCGATAGCGTGGCTGCCCTTGCCATAGACATCGGAAATCTGCTTTACGCTTGCACCGAGGGCGTCATAGATGTCCACCTTTACGAGGCCTGTGTTCTTGGTCGTGAACTGGAGCGTAGAGCCGTTCATGCGTGCCTTGAGGCTGTTTGTAATCTTGGCGGACGGTCTGATAGCAGATGTGCCGTTGATGAAGTTGTAGTATTCATCCTTGTTGACGGCCTGAGTGCTGTCTCCGATGATGAACAGGACAGTCTTGTTCAGTTCATTGTAGTTTGCGGTTTCTGGAGCCTTAGCTGTCACGGAAATGATAGCCGGGGCGGTGCCTGCACCGAAGCCTTCACCTGCCTGGACCATGTAAATTGTCGTCGGCTGTCCGTTGAAGGTGTAGGTGACCGGAGCCTTGTCCGTGAGGGTCGTGGTCGGGAGTCCCGTGGGAGAGGTAGAACCCGGAGCGACCTTCTGGTTTACAAACTTGTTAGAGATACGGGCTTCGCCCTTCCTGTATTCGATTTCGAACGTGTCCTGCATGGCGCGGAAACCGGTGATGGCCGGTGCCGAGGCGACGATTCTGCCCTTGCCGTAGCTCTTGAAGTGTAACATCCAGACCTGCTGATTCTTCTGGGTGTTGGAGCAGTTGTTGTTCGTGCACTTGGACTTGCTTACGCTGACGACTGTCGGATCGAGGGCTGTGAGCGTGAATTTGGAACCTTCGTTCGTCTTGTCTTCCATCGTGAGGAGGTAGTCGTTGGAGCCGTCGCCGTCAAAGTCGATAGATCTGCCGGTCTTGACATCGCTCTTGCAAGTGTTGGCGTATGTGCAGTAGAGGCCCTTTTCGAGGTTCGTTATGGTCTGGCCTGCGACCTGCTTGACTGTTACAACAGACTGGGAACCGTCATTGCCTGTCAAGATGGCGAAACCGTAGTCGTTGATGACGAGGTCACTGCCGGAAACAGAAACGACCTTTTCGTTGCTAGAGGTGTAGGTACAGCCGGACTTGAGAGCGCCAGAAATCTTGCCGTCGGTCTGCTTTGCAGTGGTCGCCTTGAAGGAGCAGCTACCACTCTTGCCCTTGGTGATGGAGTCCGCCCAGCTGCGTGCGTTCTTAGTGAGGTAGCTCTTGATGATATTGCCCGAAGTTGTAAGCGTTGCTGCGTCGAGTGCTGCTGCCGTGGTGAGGGACTTGTCGCCTGCGAAGATTGCGGACTTTTCGCTCTTCTGGTCGACATCGGAAGTCTGCTGGCGGAAGCTCCAGTTGCAGTTCGGGATGTTGTTCTGGTCCATGAACTGTGTCCATTCGTTTGTGGCACTGGAATTCGGTTCGCCATCGCCATCTGCGTTCGTGGTGCCCCATTCACTAATGAATACCGGGTAGCCTGCGTTGAGCGCGCTGGTAATATTGCCGCTAAAGCTACCTTTGGGGTGTGTTGCTGCGTAGAAGTGCAATACGTAAGCGATGTTCGTGGACTGAATTGGGTCTCTTGCGCCCTGTTCCGGGTGCTGTGACCAGTTCGGCGTACCGACGATAATCAGGTTTTGCGTGTTGAGACGGATGGTCGAGACAATCTGGTTTGCGTAATTTTTGATGGCACCCCAGTCTCCGCCGCTGCCGTTGACCGGTTCGTTGTAAATTTCGTAGATGATGTTCGGGACATCCTTGTACTTTTTGGAGATGGTCTCGAAGAATGTCTTTGCCATGGACGTTTCGAGGTGGGCTCTGTGGCTGTGCCAGTCAATCACGATATAAATGTCGTTTTCGATAGCCGCTTCGACCATCTTGTCGATTGTTGAAAGTTGGCCTTCCGGGGACTTTGCGTAAGAGGACTGGTCGTCGAGCTTGTTCTTTGTGCCGCCATTGCTGTCGTAATATTCAACGCCCATGGCGTAGCGGAACACGTCAATCTTGAAGTTGTCTGCAGCCCATGAAATGACTGTCGGGTTATAGTAAGAGGCGCCAGTGGCGTCGGACCAGAAAAGGCTTACGCCGCGGAGCATTGCCTGCTGGTTGTTTTTTTCGCCGATAATCTTGCTGCCGCTGGTGTGGAGGGCGCCGTAGTAAGATACCGGACCTACCTTCTTGGGGGTTGCTGTTGCCGCACTGGCAAATGCGGATACTGCCGCGCCTGCCAAAATGCCTGTCAGTAGCTTTGTCAATTTCATGAGTGTTTTCCTTTTGTTTTGACAAAAATTATCTAAATAAATCGAAGATAGTAAACAATTTAGGCTAACTTTTTGTTTACTATTGAACACAAAGCGATTCGCTTTGCGCCTCTTGTACACCTTTACCCCGTTTTTTTGTCATTCCCGAAGGAGCCGAGCTTGCTCAAAAGCCAGTGCTTCGCCGGGCATGGCAAAGTATATTTATATATAATGTAGCATTCTATGCACAGGAATCAAGTATTTATATCGTAATAAAAAAATTGCGTTGAATACTCGTGTGACGAAGGACACGTAAGAAATTTGTTATAAATCATGAGTGTACTTTGGCGACGCGCAAAGTGCTATATTACAAGAGAAGGGGCGGTTTGCTATCAATAATGTAAATTTTTTTTTCAAACGCTTGCAGGTATAGCATTTTTGAGGAAAATAAAATATATTATTGCCCAAATCACCCATTTTGGGTAAAACAGTTAAAAAGAGAGAGAATTATGAATAAGAAACTCACAATTGCATCGGCACTTCTCGCTGCCTCTGCTGCATTTGCTTTCGAAACCTGGAATGGCGATGCCTATCAGGTTGACACGGGCCTTGATAATGGTTCTGAAACTTCCGGTTACTGGTTCAGCTACGGCGACGACGGTGACGGTGGTGAATCCAAGGTTGTTTGGCCGGTTCCGCTCGGCAACGACTACTCTGAAACTGCAATGGACCCGGTTATTGACCACTGCGTTGGTGTCTGCGGTACTGCTTCCCTCGTTAAGGGCAAGTTGACCTATAACCCGTTCGTCGGTATCGGCTTCAACGTTGTTGGTGAAGCTGTTGGCGGTGGCGATCCGGAAGCCGGTGACGCTTCTTCTTGGGGTGGCGTTTGCATTACCTATACGTCTGCTGCTGCTCCGACTCTCGAACTCGGCCTCGGCGACGTTGACGCAACCATCGGTTATGCAAACCCGGCTGCTTCTCTCGCTAAGTCTACCGCTGGTGCAACCAAGACCATTCCTTGGACTGGCTTTGCTCAGCCGTCTTGGTACAAGGGTGCTACGAAGATGGACGGTGCAACTGCTGCTAGCCAGCTCGTTGCTCTCAAGTTCAAGATCCAGGCTGCTGCTGGTAACTATGACTTCAACATCTGCTCTATCGGTCCTGCTACTGGTGGTACTTGCAAGGCTACCTGCGGTATTGATGTCAAGTCTGTTCGCGGTGCTTCCGCTGTCAAGGCTAACCTCTCTGGCCGTACCCTCAGCTTCTCTGGTATCAAGTCCGTTGCTACCGCTGAAGTCTTGAACCTCCAGGGTCAGGTTGTTGCTAAGGGCGACGCTTCCTCCTCCATGAACCTCGCTGCTCTCGATGCAGGTGTCTACATGGTTCGCGTTGCTGGCAAGTCCGTCAACTTCACCAACAAGATTGTTCTGAAGTAATTTCGGATTCCTAAGAATCTTTAGAGAAGGGTCGCGCAAGCGGCCCTTTTCTATATGTAGAATTCGTTCGTGTTTGTGCTCACAAGTAAACTTGATTTTTTCTTTCAAGTTTTCCTTAATAGCTATATTTATATATATTACTTTGGCATTTACCAGCCCCGTTTGGGGAGACTTATTGAGAGGCTTTTTATGGTTTACAAGAAAATTCTGTTGCCTATTTTGATTGGCTCAGCTTTTTTCCTGGGCGCCTGTGGCGATGATGCTGCTACGGCCCCGGCTAATCCGACTCCGAGCTCTGCGTTTGTTCCGCTTCCGGTGTTGAGCTCATCTTCTGTTTATATTCCGCTGCCGACAAGTTCGGCTCCGACACCGGCAAGCTCTGCTACTCCAACGCCAACTCCGACGCCTACTCCGGGAACATACGCTTCGCTTGCCGCTACGGCGAACCCTGCTTTCGCGGCAAATATTTACACGTTATGGAAGAGCTTCCATTTCGTGACCGAAGAACAGGAAATGTCTACATATCCGGAACTTGCTGCAGAATTCAATGTTGTGTTCCCGATAGCATATATGCCGGCAGGACGTGTTATTTGGTCTAGCCAGACGGGCTATTACAAGCCGTATTGCTCAGCGACGACGGCTGTCTCGAATATGAAGACCCGTGCATGTACCGTGTCCGAAGGTATCGGCTATGGCATGCTCCTTGCTTACTTCAATAATGATGACGATACTTTTGCTCGCCTGTGGAATTACACCAGGGCCTATAGGGAATATTCCAATAGAAAGCTCATGCCGTGGATTACGCAGTCCTTCCACTGGACCGAAGTCGATAATTCGAGCGCAACGGATGCCGATGAAGATATAGCGACTGCTCTTATCCTCATGTATTTCAAGTCGGGCAATGCCCTGTACTTGCAGGATGCGTTGACTTTCATGAATGCAATTTGGGACTTGGAAGTCAATCCTGCTAACTTGCTCATATACTCTGGCGACGAAGATGTCTGGAAGCTCCCGACGCCAGTCTATAACTTGAGCTATTTCTCTCCGGTGGCACTTAGGCTCTTTGCGATGGTGGACCCGAATCCGGCTCATAACTGGAAGGGTGTGCTTGATGCCATGTATGCCTATACGCAGAAGGTTCAGTCGTTGGGTACAGGCGTGTTCCCGGACTGGAGCGATGATGCTGGCATGGCGGCCAAGCCGTCGAACGGTTCTGCCAACAACACCTACTGGACGTTCAATAAGGAATCCGTGCGTATTCCGTGGCGCCTCGCTTGGGATTACTACTGGTATCAGGATACGCGCGCTGCTGCAATCTTGAACCAGCTGAACAGCTTTATCACGACAAAGGCTCCGAGCGGTCCGGATGACAAGGCTCTCGCCATTAACTATTCCTGGAATTTGTCTGTTGGTAAGGACTATACCAATAATACGGCTGTTCCGAGCCAGTGGTATGCTGCATGGTGCGCTACGGGCATTGCTGGTAACGCAACGTGGCTTGCTACTTGCACGAACGGCATGAATACTACGAGAATGCCTTCGAATACCAACGCAAGCTACTTCTCGGATATCTTGCTCACGATGTATTCTGCCTTGCTGAACGGCTTGTTCGTTCGCCCGGCCGGAATCTAGTAGTGAATGAGGCTTGAGCCTCGGAAAATGTAAGGCGAACAGTCGCGACTCCCGGAACCTTCCGGGAGTTTTTTGTTGTTCTGGGCAAGTCCCTTTATTATCGTCTTTTTTTGTATATTCATTACGTATGAAAGAAAAAAACGTGAATTCTAAGACTGCAAATGTCAAGTCAAAAAAATCGAAGGCGAAGGCGGCAGAAAGCGCTGCCGTAAAGAATGGTGGTTCGGCTGAAAATGCCGCTTTGGTTAAGGAGAGTGCTGCGGACTCGGCGGGCGTTTTGGATGCAGGTTCTGATTCCGATGGCGTGAATGCTCTCGATAGTGCTGTGGGAAGTTTGAGTGCTGCCGGTTCTGTAGACGGAGATTCCGCGGGAATGCCTGCACTCCCGACGGCAGAACAGCTGGGGATTACGATTACTGCCGGGAATGTTGGAAGTGCTGGTGACGCGGGGAATGCCACAAACGCGCCGCTTTCGGCGACTGTGGGCGATACGATTAATTTCCCTGTGACGGTCTCGTGGAGCGTGAACGGGAGCGCAATTCTCGTGGTGCCGACAAGTTCAGCAAATGCAAAGGGCATTTTGCAGTTGGGCGTGTCGCAGGAATCGAGCCGCTCGGTAAAGGACGGCAAAGAAATGGCGCAGATTACGTTCAACTACAAGCTCGTCATGCAGGATACGGGCAACCTGAACATCCCCGCGATGCGCTTTGAAATTCCGACGCCGATGGGACAGTCGCTGGACTTGCGTAGCGAGAGCGTACCTATACGAGTCGATGCGCCGTTCAATGCGCTGCCGTTTATTGCAGGCGGTGCGGTGGGCGTTTGTGTGCTTTTGGCGGCGTTGTGGCGTATGCGCAAGCGTGCTAATGCGCGAGCTGCGGTTGCCGCGAAGAATGCGTTTGAAAATGCTCTGCGCGAGAAAATGGTCGTCTTGAAGCAGCGCGTGATGGTGGCCGATAGCCGCGAATGGCTCTTGGAGCTTGAAAGCATTTGCAAGGAATATGCATTGCAGCGGTTCGGCGCGAGCGCTTGCGGAATTGCCGGAAGTGCCGGTGCATCGGGAGTTGCTGCGGAAAAGTCCGCGGGAAAGCCTGCTGAGGGAATTCCCGGCGGAGCTGTGTCTGCCGTGGGAAAGCCCGCCGCCTCCGCCGTGAATTTGGATGCACTCGTGGCGGAAGGTAAACTCGATGGCTGGAAGTCCCTGCTCGAAGAATTTGCCCATGCCCGCTATGGCGGCGGAAAGCGCGACAGCTTCGAGAATAAGGAAACCTGGAAACTTGCCATGACGCTCATGGGCATCAAGGAAGAAGATTAGGGTTTAGACGACAAATGCGTAAGGCGAGTGAAGCGTGACTGCTTGCAGGACCATTTCCGAGCCTAGCATTTGGTACTTGTACAAAGAACGGCTCTCTGAGCCTACAGACGAGAGAGGCGGCTTTGCCGCAGTGGTTAGGTACGTGTCATCCTGGAGGGCAAAGCCCGATAGGATTCATAGTGTTGTCTATTGTCATTCCCGGTAGAGACTGATTTATCAGAAATATTTTAACTTTATAAAATGATTCGAAATTTCCGGTTGGTTGCTTTTTGCGTTATCGCCTCGCTTCTACTTTTAGCGGGGTGTTCCAGCCATCCGCCTTCTGCTGCGCAATTTATGAATGTGAAAAAGAAAGAGGGTGAATTTAATAATTCTTTTATTGTTGGTGCATCTCTTCGAAGAGGAGATATTTATAAAGGTACTTCTCATATTTATGAAGATTACGATGATAAAGAAGATATTGTAAATACAGATTTATCTCTTTTACTTAGATATAGCCATTTTGTAGCTGGGGGTTCGTTTGAAAATATGTCTTTCAGGTTCATTATGGGATTTCGAAGTCAGTATATTGGATTGCAAGGATGGGGCAGTGTTGAAACTACTTCACTTGATCTTCATAGAAATAATGCTATTCCATTTTTTGGTGGTTTGATGTTGATCGAAGAATATCCTATAGGTGAAGTATTTAGAGTGGGATTCAGTGAACATTTTTCTCGCAATGTGTATAAGGTGAATTCTCATGAAGAAGGAATAGGTTTTTATTCTTCGAGCCATTATAATGAATTTGGTTTTGGAACATACTTGACATACAAAAACTTCTCTATTGAATTTCGTTACGGTCGCGAAATTGGCGAACCGCGAAATCGATTTTATTTTATGATGCACTACGCCGTTTTTAACTGATTGTAGCTATAATTTAGACGTATGATTATTGATAAGGAAAAAGCGAAACACCGTGCGGCGGGGCTTGACCTCTTTCGCGTTGTAGCTGCTGTGATGGTATTGATGTTCCATTGCAATATCCATCACGAAAGCAGTTTTGGACCATTGACGGGATTCGTCTCGATGGGTGCCGTGTTCATGACGGCGTTCTTTATGCTTTCGGGTTATGTGCTGTTCTTGACGTACAAGGATAAATCGCTTGTGCTGGCTCCGGCGCTCAAAAACTTTTATCTGAAACGCGTTTTCGGAATTTTTCCTTTGTACTTGGTCGTGGCGGTGTTGTACGTTGTGACCTTGGGAAAGGAATCGGTGTTCCAGAATCTAGTGCTTTTGCCGATTGAACTGCTTGGATTGCAAAGTGTGTTTTCGACGCTGTTCCCGGTGAGCCATAATGGCGGGACTTGGTTTATTTCTTGCCTGCTGTTTGCGTATTTGGCGTTCCCGCTGATGCAAGAAGTCGTAAAGCAGATGACGACTCGCGCGAAGTGGATATCACTTGCACTTTGCACGGCGATTTTGTTCTGGTCTCCGCTTGTCGTGCATACATTCAAGACGGACTCGATTTATTCGAACCCGTTTTTCCGTGGGCTGGAATTTTTCATTGGCGTGCTTTTGTGCTCGATGCCAATCCGCGATGGCATTGCGAAAATCCTTGCGACTTGGAAATCTTTGCTTGTTGAAGTTTTGCTTTTGTTGGCGGGCGTTTCAATTGCCGTGCGATTGAATATTTTCGTGGGCAATTACATGCTTTACGACTGGATTGTGATTCCGCTGTTTGCTTGCATGATTTTGACGCTGGCAAGCCTCAAGTCTCCTCGGCTGCATAATTCTGCGGTGCTTCGTTATGCGAGTGCGGCAAGCTATGCGTTTTTCTTGGCGCAGACTTTCAATACTGAAATTGAGAACTGGCTGTTTGCTGCGTGCGATATCCAAAATAACGTATTGCAGATTGTAATGTCGGTCGCGTTGTGCGCGGTTATGGCAATTGCGTTACATGAACTTGTAGAAAAGCCCTGTGCGAAGGTGCTGAAAAAGAAATTGTAAAGTTATGCTTGTTTTTACCAAAAACAGGCGTATAAAATGGTAATGATTACCATAATACACAATGCTCCGTAATTGAAGTACTTGTCTGTACGGAACGCAGCTAGATCGATGCCCATAGATTTGATGTCCTCGACTTTGTCTTTTGCGTTTGATCTCAGGTAAATCGAAGATACGAGAAGCATGGTTGCAAAGAAGAATATCGCCTCGAATCCATAATTGCGGCAGTATTCAGAGAACATGGATGCGCAGCCTGTTATGTAGCAGGTCAAAGATGCTGCAAGGAGAATTTTGCTCCATTTCATTTGTGCCCTTATTTGAGATTCTGTCTGAGGAGCGGCTGCTCGGGTGTTTTTGTCGGTGAGCGAAATGCTGATGAACAGAACCGCTAAGCACATAAATACGTAACCCATACGCAACAGGAATGGCACCTCGGGCAAGGTGAACTTGAATATAGTCGACAACATGAACGTGGCGATAGCCGTCACCACAGCGGCACGCCCCGAAGCGCGTTTCCACAAAAGTCCCAGGCTGAAAATGACTACGATTCCAGGGTAAACAAATCCACAGTATTCTTGTATCACTAAAAATGCCTGGTCGGCGCCACCTACAATCGGGTACACCGCTACCAAGGCTGCAATCATTGCGCAAACTGCTGTTAGACGGCCAACGTGAACAAGTTTTTTTTCGCTTGCGTTCTTGTTGATGTATTGCCTGTAAATGTCCATTGTAAAGATGGTGGATGTCGAGTTTATCATGGAGGCAAGCGAGGAAATGACGGCCGCAGAAAGTGCAGCGAAAGAAAGTCCCTTAATGATGATGGGAGTGAAGTTTCGAATCAGGAACGGATATGCGTCATCGGAACGCGTAATGGATCCTACGAGAGTTGCACGGAGAGCTTCGCATTCGGGAGCG
This genomic interval from Fibrobacter sp. UBA4297 contains the following:
- a CDS encoding cellulase family glycosylhydrolase — encoded protein: MKLTKLLTGILAGAAVSAFASAATATPKKVGPVSYYGALHTSGSKIIGEKNNQQAMLRGVSLFWSDATGASYYNPTVISWAADNFKIDVFRYAMGVEYYDSNGGTKNKLDDQSSYAKSPEGQLSTIDKMVEAAIENDIYIVIDWHSHRAHLETSMAKTFFETISKKYKDVPNIIYEIYNEPVNGSGGDWGAIKNYANQIVSTIRLNTQNLIIVGTPNWSQHPEQGARDPIQSTNIAYVLHFYAATHPKGSFSGNITSALNAGYPVFISEWGTTNADGDGEPNSSATNEWTQFMDQNNIPNCNWSFRQQTSDVDQKSEKSAIFAGDKSLTTAAALDAATLTTSGNIIKSYLTKNARSWADSITKGKSGSCSFKATTAKQTDGKISGALKSGCTYTSSNEKVVSVSGSDLVINDYGFAILTGNDGSQSVVTVKQVAGQTITNLEKGLYCTYANTCKSDVKTGRSIDFDGDGSNDYLLTMEDKTNEGSKFTLTALDPTVVSVSKSKCTNNNCSNTQKNQQVWMLHFKSYGKGRIVASAPAITGFRAMQDTFEIEYRKGEARISNKFVNQKVAPGSTSPTGLPTTTLTDKAPVTYTFNGQPTTIYMVQAGEGFGAGTAPAIISVTAKAPETANYNELNKTVLFIIGDSTQAVNKDEYYNFINGTSAIRPSAKITNSLKARMNGSTLQFTTKNTGLVKVDIYDALGASVKQISDVYGKGSHAIDLKGIANGSYTLVVRQGSSKASIRWVNK
- a CDS encoding T9SS type A sorting domain-containing protein, encoding MNKKLTIASALLAASAAFAFETWNGDAYQVDTGLDNGSETSGYWFSYGDDGDGGESKVVWPVPLGNDYSETAMDPVIDHCVGVCGTASLVKGKLTYNPFVGIGFNVVGEAVGGGDPEAGDASSWGGVCITYTSAAAPTLELGLGDVDATIGYANPAASLAKSTAGATKTIPWTGFAQPSWYKGATKMDGATAASQLVALKFKIQAAAGNYDFNICSIGPATGGTCKATCGIDVKSVRGASAVKANLSGRTLSFSGIKSVATAEVLNLQGQVVAKGDASSSMNLAALDAGVYMVRVAGKSVNFTNKIVLK
- a CDS encoding glycosyl hydrolase family 8, which codes for MVYKKILLPILIGSAFFLGACGDDAATAPANPTPSSAFVPLPVLSSSSVYIPLPTSSAPTPASSATPTPTPTPTPGTYASLAATANPAFAANIYTLWKSFHFVTEEQEMSTYPELAAEFNVVFPIAYMPAGRVIWSSQTGYYKPYCSATTAVSNMKTRACTVSEGIGYGMLLAYFNNDDDTFARLWNYTRAYREYSNRKLMPWITQSFHWTEVDNSSATDADEDIATALILMYFKSGNALYLQDALTFMNAIWDLEVNPANLLIYSGDEDVWKLPTPVYNLSYFSPVALRLFAMVDPNPAHNWKGVLDAMYAYTQKVQSLGTGVFPDWSDDAGMAAKPSNGSANNTYWTFNKESVRIPWRLAWDYYWYQDTRAAAILNQLNSFITTKAPSGPDDKALAINYSWNLSVGKDYTNNTAVPSQWYAAWCATGIAGNATWLATCTNGMNTTRMPSNTNASYFSDILLTMYSALLNGLFVRPAGI
- a CDS encoding BatD family protein; the protein is MKEKNVNSKTANVKSKKSKAKAAESAAVKNGGSAENAALVKESAADSAGVLDAGSDSDGVNALDSAVGSLSAAGSVDGDSAGMPALPTAEQLGITITAGNVGSAGDAGNATNAPLSATVGDTINFPVTVSWSVNGSAILVVPTSSANAKGILQLGVSQESSRSVKDGKEMAQITFNYKLVMQDTGNLNIPAMRFEIPTPMGQSLDLRSESVPIRVDAPFNALPFIAGGAVGVCVLLAALWRMRKRANARAAVAAKNAFENALREKMVVLKQRVMVADSREWLLELESICKEYALQRFGASACGIAGSAGASGVAAEKSAGKPAEGIPGGAVSAVGKPAASAVNLDALVAEGKLDGWKSLLEEFAHARYGGGKRDSFENKETWKLAMTLMGIKEED
- a CDS encoding acyltransferase family protein, whose product is MIIDKEKAKHRAAGLDLFRVVAAVMVLMFHCNIHHESSFGPLTGFVSMGAVFMTAFFMLSGYVLFLTYKDKSLVLAPALKNFYLKRVFGIFPLYLVVAVLYVVTLGKESVFQNLVLLPIELLGLQSVFSTLFPVSHNGGTWFISCLLFAYLAFPLMQEVVKQMTTRAKWISLALCTAILFWSPLVVHTFKTDSIYSNPFFRGLEFFIGVLLCSMPIRDGIAKILATWKSLLVEVLLLLAGVSIAVRLNIFVGNYMLYDWIVIPLFACMILTLASLKSPRLHNSAVLRYASAASYAFFLAQTFNTEIENWLFAACDIQNNVLQIVMSVALCAVMAIALHELVEKPCAKVLKKKL